GATAAACTGTTGACGATCTTTGTACTCATTAAGAATACGAGATCGAGTTACCATCTTCTTGAAACGATTGATCGCTCGTTCAACACTTTCGTTGTCTTTAACTTCAACGCCTAGCATTGAGTCTCACTTCCTTTCATTTGTTTTATTCCCATAATTGGGGTTGCAAATATACTAAAAAAGTTAGTTAATGTAGCATTTTAGATTCTAGGAGCAAGTAACTGACTATGGAAGAGAAGATCGATCATAATAAACCATCTGAAAAGAAGGAAGCAGGTCTATTCGAAGAACTCCTCGGAGATGCCTTTAATCTGGATAGAGGTTTACCCGCTACGATTTACAATATGTTCGTAAACCCTGGACTGGTAATAGAAAGCTATTTTACTGACAAGGGTAGGTTCGTAAACCCAATCAGGTACACCATTTTTATTTTAGCAGTTACTACTGCAATTACTATTTATCTGATTGATTATGAGCAGTTTTTAGAACAAGTAGCAAACGCCAGTACTCAAGGTGATTTTGAGGCCAATCTTGAAGAACTAAAAGAGCAGACGGGCATTGATTGGCCTGGTTATATGGACACGGTGGGAGAGGTAACGATTTTAATGACTACTAAACTCAACCAGCTACTTTATATAGTAGTTTTAGCTCCGGTTTTGGCCTTTTTCAGCAAGCTTTTTTTTAAAAAGAAGAAGCCTTATTTCAAACATCACTATGTAATGTATCTGTATTTATTAGCTAGTTTTGCAATAGTGAGCCTGTTATTAACTCC
This genomic window from Balneola sp. contains:
- a CDS encoding DUF3667 domain-containing protein: MEEKIDHNKPSEKKEAGLFEELLGDAFNLDRGLPATIYNMFVNPGLVIESYFTDKGRFVNPIRYTIFILAVTTAITIYLIDYEQFLEQVANASTQGDFEANLEELKEQTGIDWPGYMDTVGEVTILMTTKLNQLLYIVVLAPVLAFFSKLFFKKKKPYFKHHYVMYLYLLASFAIVSLLLTPLSMLEGGGGIFLFALTFLMLVYSMFVQSRYLGLKGFDQHAMSFLSFIFGYIVYSIGSAILMYGAAAILFISRN
- the rpsU gene encoding 30S ribosomal protein S21; this encodes MLGVEVKDNESVERAINRFKKMVTRSRILNEYKDRQQFIKPSIERREAMKKAVREQRRRQRDNY